Proteins encoded within one genomic window of Trichoderma asperellum chromosome 2, complete sequence:
- a CDS encoding uncharacterized protein (EggNog:ENOG41~TransMembrane:1 (o37-57i)): MAPTVDIFARDDGCGYGYFFDGIGCRRKSGWYFWGRWVLAGIAVVFALILLSSCLCITRRNRRRGVQPMYGTGWFSGPPQGQPAGNNNNKYNNAHEMNNYQSGYNQGGYQQPAYGEGYGAYTSPPPYGQPPVGNQTTGTTFHTNDGYNTGHQYGVQQPQSAYHPGGEYQPPVGPPPGK; this comes from the exons ATGGCTCCGACCGTGGACATCTTCGCTAGAGACGACGGTTGCGGATATGGATATTTCTTTGATGGAATCGGATGTCGCCGCAAGAGCGGCTGGTACTTTTGGGGCAGATGGGTGCTCGCTGGTATCGCCGTCGTTTTCGCCTTGATTCTCTTATCCAGCTGCCT GTGCATCACACGACGAAACCGTAGGCGCGGCGTGCAGCCCATGTACGGGACCGGCTGGTTCAGCGGCCCTCCCCAGGGCCAACCTGCTggaaacaacaacaacaaatacAATAACGCCCACGAGATGAACAACTACCAGTCTGGATACAACCAAGGCGGCTATCAGCAGCCTGCCTACGGCGAGGGATACGGAGCCTATACCAGCCCTCCACCGTACGGCCAGCCACCTGTGGGCAACCAGACAACAGGCACCACGTTCCATACCAATGACGGATACAACACTGGCCATCAATACGGCGTACAGCAGCCTCAGAGTGCATACCACCCTGGTGGTGAATATCAACCTCCTGTGGGACCACCTCCAGGAAAATAG
- a CDS encoding uncharacterized protein (SECRETED:SignalP(1-22)) — MTCNGNSTEYCGGPSLLNLYTYGSSSSGTATTTAGQPVQTGTCPAQPALVGKYNWYGCYTEGTSARALAATTYADDGMTLESCATFCAAYTYFGVEYSRECYCGNSFSAGSKLTTSSDCSMTCAGNDCDFCGAGNRLSVYSLNAPGSGSSSGSSPPSGTTTSATQQPTGLPQGWQSYGCYVDGVNGRILNEQNPDDPNLTLESCAASCASQNYTIAGAEYSKQCFCGNNIVNGGVKANSSTECNTPCAGDSSEICGGGDRMTIISKGTPAVLSPPAPVPVVGNWTYQGCYEDNINQVHTFFWQNIFANTMTPEQCLNACGEYGYMAAGLEYGQECYCGDPENIKTAGSTKRPETECNVPCPGNASAICGGGSRLSTYFYTGTPFYSWGFPAAGTAAAGSYEQLMGGVCVPLMVTQAVTGKVVFLEKWGTGEPNSTGAYELDLTLVDQYKLAWREMHVKTDIFCSGGVTLPDKAGRQLNVGGWSGDSTYGVRLYTPDGSAGVNGTNDWQENVDVLKLQDGRWYPTAMNMANGSVLVVGGEEGSNGAPIPTLEILPYTGTAPLYMDWLERTDPNNLYPFCSVLPSKGIFVAYWNEARILDENTFATIKVLPNIPGAVNNPMAGRTYPLEGSAVLLPMHAPFTEPLGVLICGGSSEGASYALDNCVSTYPDVENATWAIERMPSQRVISCMAPLPDGTYLILNGAHHGVAGFGLADSPNLNALLYDPQKPLGHRITVMANTTVARMYHSEAITLLDGRVLVSGSDPQDNVNPEEYRIESFTPPYLKNGKPRPSFTVTNKDWSYGQSITVNLGGPAQNGAIQATLLGSVTSTHGNSMGARTLFLDISCAGTTCTVTAPPSQYIAPPTWYMFFILDGGIPAVGVYVRVGGDPGQIGNWPKAAGFSVPGV; from the exons ATGACCTGCAATGGCAATAGTACCGAGTACTGCGGAGGACCAAGCTTACTAAACCTTTACACCTATGGCTCCAGCAG CTCTGGAACTGCCACAACTACTGCAGGCCAACCCGTGCAAACAGGTACTTGTCCTGCCCAGCCCGCCTTGGTAGGCAAATACAACTGGTACGGCTGCTATACTGAGGGCACATCGGCTCGGGCTCTCGCGGCCACGACATACGCGGATGATGGCATGACTCTGGAGAGCTGTGCTACCTTCTGTGCGGCTTACACGTACTTTGGCGTCGAGTACAGCAGAGAATGCTACTGCGGCAACTCCTTTAGTGCTGGTTCCAAGCTCACTACGTCATCAGACTGTAGCATGACCTGTGCTGGCAACGACTGTGACTTTTGCGGTGCCGGGAATCGTCTGTCTGTCTATTCGCTCAACGCCCCGGGCTCGGGTAGCTCCTCAGGATCGTCTCCTCCATCAGGCACCACCACTTCAGCCACTCAGCAGCCAACGGGACTCCCACAGGGATGGCAGAGCTATGGCTGCTATGTGGACGGCGTCAACGGCCGCATTCTTAATGAGCAGAACCCCGACGACCCCAACCTGACCCTCGAGTCTTGCGCCGCTTCCTGCGCTTCTCAAAACTATACCATCGCCGGTGCTGAGTACTCCAAGCAGTGCTTCTGCGGCAACAACATCGTCAACGGCGGTGTCAAGGCCAATTCTTCCACCGAGTGCAATACTCCCTGCGCAGGCGACTCTTCCGAGATCTGTGGTGGCGGCGACAGAATGACCATCATCTCTAAGGGCACGCCAGCCGTCCTCTCACCCCCGGCACCAGTTCCGGTAGTGGGCAACTGGACCTACCAAGGCTGCTATGAGGATAACATCAACCAGGTGCACACCTTCTTCTGGCAGAACATCTTCGCCAACACCATGACCCCTGAGCAATGCCTTAACGCATGTGGTGAGTACGGCTACATGGCTGCCGGCTTGGAGTACGGCCAAGAGTGCTATTGTGGTGACCCGGAGAATATCAAGACCGCTGGTTCGACGAAGAGGCCTGAAACAGAGTGCAATGTTCCCTGCCCGGGCAACGCCTCGGCCATCTGTGGCGGCGGTTCCCGCCTCAGTACTTACTTCTACACCGGAACCCCATTCTACTCCTGGGGCTTCCCTGCAGCTGGCACCGCCGCAGCTGGTTCTTATGAGCAGCTCATGGGTGGCGTCTGCGTGCCTTTGATGGTGACCCAAGCCGTCACCGGCAAGGTCGTCTTCCTTGAGAAATGGGGTACTGGCGAGCCTAACTCCACGGGTGCCTATGAGCTCGACCTGACTCTCGTCGACCAGTATAAGCTTGCCTGGAGAGAGATGCACGTTAAGACTGACATTTTCTGCTCTGGCGGTGTCACTCTCCCTGACAAGGCTGGTCGACAGCTCAATGTAGGAGGATGGTCTGGCGATTCTACCTATGGTGTCCGTTTATATACGCCAGATGGTTCCGCCGGCGTCAACGGCACCAACGACTGGCAGGAGAATGTCGATGTTTTGAAGCTTCAAGACGGCCGCTGGTACCCAACTGCCATGAACATGGCTAACGGCTCCGTTCTCGTCGTTGGAGGCGAAGAGGGCTCCAACGGCGCTCCTATCCCCACCCTCGAGATTCTTCCCTACACTGGTACTGCGCCTCTCTACATGGACTGGCTCGAACGTACCGATCCGAACAACTTGTATCCCTTCTGTAGCGTCCTGCCCTCCAAAGGCATCTTCGTAGCCTACTGGAACGAGGCTCGTATTCTGGATGAAAACACCTTTGCTACCATCAAGGTCCTACCCAACATTCCCGGCGCCGTCAACAACCCCATGGCTGGACGAACGTACCCCCTTGAGGGATCTGCTGTCCTGCTGCCCATGCACGCCCCTTTCACAGAGCCCCTTGGTGTCCTTATCTGTGGTGGCTCCTCCGAGGGTGCCTCTTATGCTCTGGATAACTGCGTGAGCACCTATCCCGATGTCGAGAACGCAACCTGGGCAATTGAGCGTATGCCTTCTCAGCGCGTCATATCCTGCATGGCTCCTCTTCCCGACGGCACCTATCTCATTCTCAACGGTGCTCACCACGGTGTTGCTGGATTCGGCCTCGCCGATAGCCCTAACCTGAATGCTCTCCTTTACGACCCCCAGAAGCCACTCGGCCACCGTATCACCGTCATGGCCAATACCACCGTGGCTCGCATGTACCACTCCGAGGCCATCACCCTTCTCGACGGCCGCGTTCTCGTCTCCGGCTCAGATCCCCAGGACAACGTCAACCCCGAAGAGTACCGCATTGAATCCTTCACTCCACCCTACCTCAAGAACGGCAAGCCTCGTCCCTCATTCACCGTCACCAATAAGGACTGGAGCTACGGCCAAAGTATCACCGTCAACCTTGGTGGCCCTGCTCAGAATGGTGCCATTCAGGCCACTCTGCTTGGCTCTGTCACCAGCACCCACGGCAACTCCATGGGAGCGCGCACTCTCTTCCTTGACATCTCTTGCGCCGGCACCACTTGCACCGTTACTGCTCCTCCCAGCCAGTACATTGCCCCTCCTACCTGGTACATGTTCTTTATCCTGGACGGAGGTATCCCGGCTGTGGGCGTCTATGTCCGCGTTGGCGGCGACCCAGGGCAGATTGGTAACTGGCCCAAGGCCGCTGGCTTCTCTGTTCCAGGAGTCTAA
- the MPC1 gene encoding pyruvate transporter mpc1, translating to MAALAKAINAKIRSNPVLSYVCTTHFWGPVSNFGIPIAAVLDTQKSPDLISGQMTAALTVYSMTFMRYALAVSPKNYLLFGCHVVNSCAQLTQGYRYLSYHHWGGKEKMALDKGVEAGKETAPSK from the exons ATGGCTGCGCTCGCAAAGGCTATCAACGCCAAGATCAGGTCCAACCCGGTGTTGAGCTATGTTTGCACAACTC ACTTTTGGGGACCTGTTTCAAACTTTGGCATTcccattgctgctgtgctggatACCCAGAAGAGCCCTGATCT GATCTCCGGACAGATGACCGCCGCCCTTACTGTCTACTCTATGACCTTTATGCGATACGCTCTTGCTGTCTCTCCCAAGAACTACCTCCTGTTCGGATGCCACGTTGTCAACTCATGCGCCCAGCTCACCCAGGGCTACCGATACCTGTCATACCACCACTGGGGtggaaaggagaagatggcttTGGATAAGGGTGTCGAGGCTGGCAAGGAGACAGCACCTAGCAAATAA
- a CDS encoding uncharacterized protein (EggNog:ENOG41~TransMembrane:1 (i69-95o)), protein MPAVDVAMVRSLRGGLWETVKDTIARSLATEVVRRDIVADADNKISDVKQAFSSWNGCMAHVYCKWPAIALMIIGGLILLSIIICIVRCTCLGMSCCCSCCYCLKCCGNCCGCCDAPGGAARKQLEAPYVPQQSGGYRQEAPMVVNMPSHSTAPAFSTPASHGPPQYAEFDVSKHNADALPAMPSWETANSKQIVLEEEVEMDTLPPKKEPLTPQNMNSPGFRGQQQQQQQQRSMGRNDPYNRQQNNSPGYMNSYGQQPAASPYGAHDQAYGAHDQGFAGHDQGYNGHDQGYNGHDQGYNGHDQGYNAHDQGYGVQQQNFGGHDQAYGAHEQQPYGVHEQSYNGHAQGFNGHDQAYGMHDQHYNGPNQDYDNHVADGYGASQPYDHAAPTAGMHSPGHQSPITNQHDYGIPRQMTPGPARMPTAPHELDGQTSPTSYGTDPHMRKSPGPSLNQRRSPGPNNDISITPQNKPVPYRTYTPGPQNTLHNGQASPITNNGGFDFNSGYSRPAPQDEPNYDRRPSESHEHEEHEGYPGFKPYSPAPQGWSGI, encoded by the exons ATGCCTGCCGTCGATGTTGCTATGGTCCGAAGCCTTCGGGGCGGGCTGTGGGAGACTGTGAAAGACACCATAGCCAGGAGTCTCGCCACCGAAGTCGTCCGGAGGGACATCGTCGCGGATGCTGATAATAAGATTTCAGACGTGAAACAAGCCTTTTCAAGCTGGAATGGGTGCATGGCCCACGTTTACTGCAA GTGGCCTGCTATTGCGCTCATGATTATCGGCGGTCTCATCCTTCTAAGTATTATCATTTGTATTGTTCGATGCACTTGTCTGGGAATGTCATGTTGCTGCAGTTGCTGCTACTGCCTCAAGTGTTGCGGTAACTGCTGCGGATGCTGCGATGCTCCCGGCGGAGCGGCTCGCAAGCAACTCGAAGCGCCATACGTTCCCCAGCAGTCCGGGGGATACCGACAGGAGGCACCCATGGTCGTTAATATGCCATCGCACTCGACGGCCCCTGCTTTCTCTACGCCAGCGTCTCATGGACCTCCGCAGTATGCCGAATTTGACGTCTCTAAGCATAATGCCGATGCCCTCCCTGCTATGCCGAGCTGGGAAACGGCCAACTCCAAGCAGATTgtgctggaagaggaggtcGAAATGGATACGTTGCCGCCGAAGAAGGAGCCTCTTACTCCTCAGAACATGAACAGCCCTGGATTCAGaggacagcagcaacagcagcaacagcagaggTCTATGGGTCGAAATGACCCTTACAACCGGCAGCAGAACAACTCTCCTGGTTACATGAATTCCTACGGCCAACAACCCGCTGCCAGCCCATATGGAGCTCACGACCAAGCCTATGGTGCACATGATCAAGGATTTGCTGGGCACGATCAAGGTTACAATGGACATGACCAGGGCTACAACGGACACGATCAAGGCTACAACGGACATGACCAGGGCTACAACGCACATGATCAAGGCTATGGAGTGCAACAGCAGAACTTTGGAGGACATGACCAGGCTTACGGGGCccacgagcagcagccttaTGGTGTCCATGAACAGAGCTACAACGGACATGCCCAAGGATTCAACGGACACGACCAAGCCTACGGCATGCATGACCAACACTACAATGGACCTAACCAAGATTATGACAACCACGTCGCAGATGGATACGGCGCCAGCCAACCCTACGACCACGCAGCCCCTACGGCAGGTATGCACAGTCCCGGACACCAGTCGCCCATCACCAACCAGCATGACTATGGCATTCCAAGACAGATGACGCCCGGGCCAGCACGTATGCCAACAGCCCCTCATGAGCTTGATGGACAGACTTCGCCAACTTCCTATGGCACTGATCCGCACATGAGAAAGTCTCCTGGCCCTAGTCTGAACCAGAGACGTTCTCCAGGCCCTAACAATGATATTTCCATAACTCCTCAAAACAAGCCAGTGCCTTACAGGACGTATACCCCTGGGCCGCAGAATACTCTTCATAATGGCCAGGCCTCTCCCATCACCAACAATGGTGGATTCGACTTCAACTCGGGTTATTCTCGTCCAGCACCTCAGGACGAGCCAAACTACGATCGGCGCCCCAGCGAATCCCACGAACATGAGGAGCACGAGGGATACCCAGGTTTCAAGCCTTACAGCCCGGCTCCACAGGGCTGGAGTGGTATCTAA
- a CDS encoding uncharacterized protein (CAZy:AA5) has protein sequence MKPSPAASLLSISLLSLKPCHAQILQKRDLVAPASFDNGWTYQGCFIDVGRTISAASTTDAAMTNEECTSYCFGLDFPYAGTEYYTQCFCGTTLATGGTNTTATDCNTPCGGNSTQACGGPDRLTLYKSSKVTGPEVNPGPNGWVSQGCYAEGTTGRALTYQLGSVANAQMTVAACTSGCKAAGYTFAGVEYGGECYCGKSLSNGAKPAASGCTMTCNGNSTEYCGGPSLLNLYTYGSSSSGTATTTAGQPVQTGTCPAQPALVGKYNWYGCYTEGTSARALAATTYADDGMTLESCATFCAAYTYFGVEYSRECYCGNSFSAGSKLTTSSDCSMTCAGNDCDFCGAGNRLSVYSLNAPGSGSSSGSSPPSGTTTSATQQPTGLPQGWQSYGCYVDGVNGRILNEQNPDDPNLTLESCAASCASQNYTIAGAEYSKQCFCGNNIVNGGVKANSSTECNTPCAGDSSEICGGGDRMTIISKGTPAVLSPPAPVPVVGNWTYQGCYEDNINQVHTFFWQNIFANTMTPEQCLNACGEYGYMAAGLEYGQECYCGDPENIKTAGSTKRPETECNVPCPGNASAICGGGSRLSTYFYTGTPFYSWGFPAAGTAAAGSYEQLMGGVCVPLMVTQAVTGKVVFLEKWGTGEPNSTGAYELDLTLVDQYKLAWREMHVKTDIFCSGGVTLPDKAGRQLNVGGWSGDSTYGVRLYTPDGSAGVNGTNDWQENVDVLKLQDGRWYPTAMNMANGSVLVVGGEEGSNGAPIPTLEILPYTGTAPLYMDWLERTDPNNLYPFCSVLPSKGIFVAYWNEARILDENTFATIKVLPNIPGAVNNPMAGRTYPLEGSAVLLPMHAPFTEPLGVLICGGSSEGASYALDNCVSTYPDVENATWAIERMPSQRVISCMAPLPDGTYLILNGAHHGVAGFGLADSPNLNALLYDPQKPLGHRITVMANTTVARMYHSEAITLLDGRVLVSGSDPQDNVNPEEYRIESFTPPYLKNGKPRPSFTVTNKDWSYGQSITVNLGGPAQNGAIQATLLGSVTSTHGNSMGARTLFLDISCAGTTCTVTAPPSQYIAPPTWYMFFILDGGIPAVGVYVRVGGDPGQIGNWPKAAGFSVPGV, from the exons ATGAAGCCCTCCCCGGCAGCCTCGCTGCTGTCGATCTCTCTACTTTCCTTAAAACCGTGTCACGCACAGATCCTCCAAAAGCGGGATCTCGTCGCGCCAGCTTCGTTTGACAATGGCTGGACGTATCAGGGATGCTTCAT CGATGTTGGGCGGACGATTAGCGCAGCGTCTACCACTGATGCTGCCATGACTAACGAAGAATGCACGAGTTACTGCTTTGGATTGGACTTCCCTTACGCTGGAACAGAGTACTATACCCAATGCTTCTGCGGTACCACTCTTGCAACGGGCGGCACAAACACCACTGCCACGGACTGCAATACTCCATGTGGCGGTAATTCGACCCAGGCGTGCGGTGGTCCCGATCGTCTCACCTTGTATAAGTCATCTAAAGTCACTGGCCCTGAAGTCAATCCCGGCCCCAATGGATGGGTGTCCCAGGGGTGCTATGC CGAGGGCACCACTGGCCGTGCTTTGACGTATCAACTCGGCAGCGTTGCTAATGCGCAAATGACGGTGGCTGCTTGTACGTCCGGATGTAAGGCGGCGGGATATACCTTTGCTGGCGTCGAGTACGGCGGAGAATGCT ACTGCGGCAAGTCTCTGTCCAATGGCgccaagccagcagcaagtGGCTGCACAATGACCTGCAATGGCAATAGTACCGAGTACTGCGGAGGACCAAGCTTACTAAACCTTTACACCTATGGCTCCAGCAG CTCTGGAACTGCCACAACTACTGCAGGCCAACCCGTGCAAACAGGTACTTGTCCTGCCCAGCCCGCCTTGGTAGGCAAATACAACTGGTACGGCTGCTATACTGAGGGCACATCGGCTCGGGCTCTCGCGGCCACGACATACGCGGATGATGGCATGACTCTGGAGAGCTGTGCTACCTTCTGTGCGGCTTACACGTACTTTGGCGTCGAGTACAGCAGAGAATGCTACTGCGGCAACTCCTTTAGTGCTGGTTCCAAGCTCACTACGTCATCAGACTGTAGCATGACCTGTGCTGGCAACGACTGTGACTTTTGCGGTGCCGGGAATCGTCTGTCTGTCTATTCGCTCAACGCCCCGGGCTCGGGTAGCTCCTCAGGATCGTCTCCTCCATCAGGCACCACCACTTCAGCCACTCAGCAGCCAACGGGACTCCCACAGGGATGGCAGAGCTATGGCTGCTATGTGGACGGCGTCAACGGCCGCATTCTTAATGAGCAGAACCCCGACGACCCCAACCTGACCCTCGAGTCTTGCGCCGCTTCCTGCGCTTCTCAAAACTATACCATCGCCGGTGCTGAGTACTCCAAGCAGTGCTTCTGCGGCAACAACATCGTCAACGGCGGTGTCAAGGCCAATTCTTCCACCGAGTGCAATACTCCCTGCGCAGGCGACTCTTCCGAGATCTGTGGTGGCGGCGACAGAATGACCATCATCTCTAAGGGCACGCCAGCCGTCCTCTCACCCCCGGCACCAGTTCCGGTAGTGGGCAACTGGACCTACCAAGGCTGCTATGAGGATAACATCAACCAGGTGCACACCTTCTTCTGGCAGAACATCTTCGCCAACACCATGACCCCTGAGCAATGCCTTAACGCATGTGGTGAGTACGGCTACATGGCTGCCGGCTTGGAGTACGGCCAAGAGTGCTATTGTGGTGACCCGGAGAATATCAAGACCGCTGGTTCGACGAAGAGGCCTGAAACAGAGTGCAATGTTCCCTGCCCGGGCAACGCCTCGGCCATCTGTGGCGGCGGTTCCCGCCTCAGTACTTACTTCTACACCGGAACCCCATTCTACTCCTGGGGCTTCCCTGCAGCTGGCACCGCCGCAGCTGGTTCTTATGAGCAGCTCATGGGTGGCGTCTGCGTGCCTTTGATGGTGACCCAAGCCGTCACCGGCAAGGTCGTCTTCCTTGAGAAATGGGGTACTGGCGAGCCTAACTCCACGGGTGCCTATGAGCTCGACCTGACTCTCGTCGACCAGTATAAGCTTGCCTGGAGAGAGATGCACGTTAAGACTGACATTTTCTGCTCTGGCGGTGTCACTCTCCCTGACAAGGCTGGTCGACAGCTCAATGTAGGAGGATGGTCTGGCGATTCTACCTATGGTGTCCGTTTATATACGCCAGATGGTTCCGCCGGCGTCAACGGCACCAACGACTGGCAGGAGAATGTCGATGTTTTGAAGCTTCAAGACGGCCGCTGGTACCCAACTGCCATGAACATGGCTAACGGCTCCGTTCTCGTCGTTGGAGGCGAAGAGGGCTCCAACGGCGCTCCTATCCCCACCCTCGAGATTCTTCCCTACACTGGTACTGCGCCTCTCTACATGGACTGGCTCGAACGTACCGATCCGAACAACTTGTATCCCTTCTGTAGCGTCCTGCCCTCCAAAGGCATCTTCGTAGCCTACTGGAACGAGGCTCGTATTCTGGATGAAAACACCTTTGCTACCATCAAGGTCCTACCCAACATTCCCGGCGCCGTCAACAACCCCATGGCTGGACGAACGTACCCCCTTGAGGGATCTGCTGTCCTGCTGCCCATGCACGCCCCTTTCACAGAGCCCCTTGGTGTCCTTATCTGTGGTGGCTCCTCCGAGGGTGCCTCTTATGCTCTGGATAACTGCGTGAGCACCTATCCCGATGTCGAGAACGCAACCTGGGCAATTGAGCGTATGCCTTCTCAGCGCGTCATATCCTGCATGGCTCCTCTTCCCGACGGCACCTATCTCATTCTCAACGGTGCTCACCACGGTGTTGCTGGATTCGGCCTCGCCGATAGCCCTAACCTGAATGCTCTCCTTTACGACCCCCAGAAGCCACTCGGCCACCGTATCACCGTCATGGCCAATACCACCGTGGCTCGCATGTACCACTCCGAGGCCATCACCCTTCTCGACGGCCGCGTTCTCGTCTCCGGCTCAGATCCCCAGGACAACGTCAACCCCGAAGAGTACCGCATTGAATCCTTCACTCCACCCTACCTCAAGAACGGCAAGCCTCGTCCCTCATTCACCGTCACCAATAAGGACTGGAGCTACGGCCAAAGTATCACCGTCAACCTTGGTGGCCCTGCTCAGAATGGTGCCATTCAGGCCACTCTGCTTGGCTCTGTCACCAGCACCCACGGCAACTCCATGGGAGCGCGCACTCTCTTCCTTGACATCTCTTGCGCCGGCACCACTTGCACCGTTACTGCTCCTCCCAGCCAGTACATTGCCCCTCCTACCTGGTACATGTTCTTTATCCTGGACGGAGGTATCCCGGCTGTGGGCGTCTATGTCCGCGTTGGCGGCGACCCAGGGCAGATTGGTAACTGGCCCAAGGCCGCTGGCTTCTCTGTTCCAGGAGTCTAA
- a CDS encoding uncharacterized protein (EggNog:ENOG41~TransMembrane:5 (o56-78i99-117o148-171i206-229o249-267i)), which translates to MQFARDAAIGVDVPTPAILTAMATLSTSVVSSASATATASPSSPFHIDSSSGECQLLGPFALVVQAALGGLAMLSLVYKRWREHPQRPVKVWFFDVSKQVFGSVLVHISNIFMSMLTSGRFSIKVEPTVVERLVARGDDSYVPNPCSFYLLNLAIDTTVGIPILIVLLRVFTALASFTPFGKPNESIQSGYYGTPPNAWWWLKQSFIYFAGLFGMKLCVLVIFIMMPWISRVGDWALGWTDGNEKLQVAFVMMIFPLIMNALQYYIIDSFIKRKTTDHEMLASQDDDADDDDYERRGSNSGAIGRDSEDDETPVKINGRSRSNLGGEYDPEVDGDAPTIVGSSSNQPNSKSNSVSVELYPKE; encoded by the exons ATGCAGTTTGCTCGTGATGCGGCGATAGGCGTCGACGTTCCTACTCCCGCAATCCTCACAGCCATGGCGACTCTCTCCACGTCCGTCGTATCGTCGGCCTCGGCCACCGCGACAGCCTCTCCCTCGAGCCCCTTCCACATCGACTCCTCGTCGGGCGAATGCCAGCTGCTCGGGCCCTTCGCCCTGGTGGTGCAGGCGGCGCTGGGCGGCCTGGCGATGCTGTCGCTGGTGTACAAGCGGTGGAGGGAACACCCGCAGCGCCCCGTCAAGGTCTGGTTCTTTGACGTCTCAAAGCAGGTCTTTGGGTCGGTGCTGGTGCACATCTCCAACATCTTCATGTCCATGTTGACCAGCGGCCGCTTCAGCATCAAGGTCGAGCCGACCGTGGTGGAGAGGCTGGTGGCGAGAGGCGACGATAGCTACGTGCCGAACCCGTGCTCCTTCTATCTGTTGAATCTGGCGATAGAT ACCACCGTTGGCATCCCCATCCTCATTGTCCTCTTGCGAGTCTTCACCGCACTGGCGTCCTTCACGCCATTTGGCAAACCCAACGAGTCTATCCAGTCAGGCTACTATGGAACCCCCCCCAACGCATGGTGGTGGCTCAAGCAATCCTTCATATACTTTGCCGGTCTCTTTGGCATGAAGCTATgtgtcctcgtcatcttcatcatgatgCCGTGGATCTCCCGCGTCGGCGACTGGGCGCTCGGCTGGACAGACGGTAACGAAAAGCTCCAAGTCGCCTTCGTCATGATGATCTTCCCCCTCATCATGAACGCTCTCCAGTACTACATCATCGATTCCTTCATTAAGAGGAAAACGACAGACCACGAGATGCTCGCTTCACAGGACgatgatgccgatgatgacgactATGAGAGACGAGGTTCGAACTCTGGTGCCATCGGTCGAGAcagcgaagatgatgagactCCTGTCAAGATTAATGGACGGTCGCGCAGCAACCTCGGCGGAGAATATGACCCCGAGGTGGATGGCGACGCCCCGACAAttgttggcagcagctcaaacCAACCCAATTCCAAGTCTAACAGTGTCTCGGTTGAATTATATCCAAAGGAATAG
- a CDS encoding uncharacterized protein (EggNog:ENOG41): MESLQLSQVLADLSNLGAAEPEAAAAIVNANIPIIQTELIKNDTHTSSQQQQRPSSGLRRAWSSEAGAQPRFDKMGRRILISSPKSGSAANSTPGTPQPSNYDEDLERANMLMALYDIRSKLKQQDNSSLMRAREKINALAQRQQAQQFAELNMKKADEMRRNRYSFPKV, encoded by the exons ATGGAGAGCCTACAGCTATCACAGGTCCTCGCCGACTTGAGCAATCTCGGCGCAGCT GAACCTgaggctgccgctgccattgtcAATGCCAACATTCCCATTATTCAGACCGAGCTTATTAAAAACGACACCCACACATCTTCCCAGCAACAACAAAGGCCTTCATCTGGCCTGAGGCGCGCATGGTCGTCCGAAGCGGGCGCGCAGCCCAGATTCGACAAGATGGGCCGGCGCATTCTCATCAGTTCACCAAAGTCTGGTTCGGCCGCCAACTCTACCCCGGGCACACCTCAACCATCCAAT TACGATGAGGACCTTGAGCGAGCTAATATGCTCATGGCCCTCTACGATATTCGCTCCAAGCTCAAGCAACAGGACAATAGCAGCCTCATGCGAGCGCGCGAGAAGATCAATGCTCTAGCTCAACGCCAACAAGCCCAGCAATTTGCCGAACTCAACATGAAAAAGGCCGACGAAATGCGACGAAACCGCTACTCCTTCCCCAAGGTTTAA